One genomic region from Polynucleobacter sp. MWH-P3-07-1 encodes:
- a CDS encoding addiction module antidote protein, with protein MKKTIISPYDVVEHLRTPKEMALYLQACIEESDGDAAFIAKALGDIARAKGMAQVAKESGLSRESLYKALSGDRIPGFDTVLKVLAALGLSLHTKPTSKARA; from the coding sequence ATGAAAAAGACAATTATTAGTCCTTATGATGTAGTGGAGCACTTACGTACCCCAAAGGAAATGGCGCTTTATCTACAAGCATGTATTGAAGAATCCGATGGGGATGCGGCGTTTATAGCAAAAGCACTTGGTGATATAGCGCGCGCAAAAGGAATGGCTCAGGTAGCCAAGGAATCCGGGCTCTCAAGAGAAAGTCTTTATAAAGCTTTGTCTGGCGATCGAATACCGGGGTTTGATACTGTATTAAAGGTGCTGGCAGCTCTTGGTCTGAGCCTCCATACAAAACCCACTAGTAAAGCTCGTGCTTAA
- the nadB gene encoding L-aspartate oxidase produces MASAQPSSKNPSQAELPVLIIGAGLAGLTVALHMAESQPVIVMAKRGLGEAATAWAQGGIVGVVDKEHDSIDSHVADTLDAGAGLVVESTARYIAEESSKAIEWLVEQGVPFTADETGPMGLHLTREGGHSHRRIAHAADATGKAIHEVLLDKARAHPNIQLLEHWIALDLITNRQLDPKTVRNKPNRCYGVYALDIKNNRVETIPAKSVVLATGGVGKVYRYTSNPDTATGDGIAMAWRAGCRVGNMEFIQFHPTCLYHPSDRTFLITEAMRGEGGLLKIPGGERFMSEHDERNELAPRDIVARAIDFEMKKHGLDYVHLDATHLGADFIKEHFPMIYARCLTLGLDITKEPIPVVPAAHYTCGGVVTDLKGRTDLPGLYAVGEATYTGLHGANRLASNSLLECVVIGKAAAQDISEMKNVTLPNLPLWDESQVDDADEQVVIAHNWDELRSLMWNYVGIVRTNRRLERALHRIKLLRYEVQEYYANFKVSRDLIELRNLLECAELIVRSALMRKESRGLHYSRDYPGTWAVSYPTILTPQAEGLENTPEA; encoded by the coding sequence ATGGCCAGCGCTCAACCCTCCTCAAAAAATCCTTCCCAAGCTGAGTTACCTGTTCTGATTATCGGAGCAGGTCTTGCAGGCTTAACAGTAGCTTTACATATGGCTGAGTCTCAGCCCGTGATTGTGATGGCAAAGCGCGGCTTAGGTGAGGCGGCAACGGCATGGGCGCAGGGCGGTATCGTGGGTGTAGTGGATAAAGAACACGACAGTATTGATTCGCACGTAGCTGATACTTTAGATGCAGGCGCCGGCTTGGTAGTGGAATCCACCGCACGCTATATTGCAGAAGAAAGCTCTAAAGCAATTGAGTGGTTAGTCGAGCAGGGCGTTCCCTTCACTGCTGATGAAACTGGTCCCATGGGTTTGCATCTCACTCGCGAGGGTGGTCACAGCCATCGTCGGATTGCGCATGCAGCAGATGCCACGGGTAAGGCGATTCATGAAGTTTTGCTGGATAAAGCGCGAGCACATCCGAATATTCAATTACTAGAGCATTGGATTGCGTTGGATTTAATTACTAATCGTCAGCTAGACCCCAAGACGGTTCGCAATAAGCCGAATCGTTGTTATGGCGTCTATGCACTAGATATCAAAAATAATCGTGTAGAAACGATTCCTGCTAAATCAGTGGTCTTAGCAACTGGTGGAGTAGGTAAGGTCTACCGTTACACCAGCAACCCAGATACTGCTACCGGTGATGGTATTGCCATGGCATGGCGCGCCGGTTGCCGGGTAGGTAATATGGAATTTATTCAGTTTCATCCAACCTGCTTGTATCACCCCAGTGATCGTACTTTCCTGATTACGGAAGCAATGCGTGGTGAGGGTGGTCTTCTCAAGATTCCAGGTGGCGAGCGCTTTATGTCGGAACACGATGAGCGTAATGAGCTAGCTCCGCGCGACATTGTTGCCCGTGCCATCGACTTTGAGATGAAAAAGCACGGCCTCGATTATGTGCATCTTGATGCAACGCATCTGGGCGCAGATTTCATTAAAGAACACTTTCCGATGATCTATGCCCGTTGCTTAACCCTGGGCCTAGACATCACCAAGGAGCCGATCCCAGTAGTGCCAGCAGCCCACTACACCTGTGGTGGCGTAGTGACCGATCTCAAAGGGCGCACTGATTTGCCCGGACTCTATGCGGTGGGTGAAGCTACTTACACCGGCCTGCATGGCGCTAATCGCCTAGCCAGTAACTCGCTCCTCGAGTGCGTGGTAATTGGTAAGGCCGCTGCACAAGATATTTCAGAGATGAAGAATGTCACTTTACCCAATCTGCCGTTATGGGATGAGAGCCAGGTAGATGATGCTGATGAGCAAGTAGTCATTGCTCATAACTGGGATGAGTTACGCTCATTGATGTGGAACTATGTCGGTATTGTGAGAACCAATCGTCGCTTAGAGCGTGCATTGCATCGGATCAAACTATTGCGCTATGAAGTGCAGGAGTATTACGCTAACTTCAAAGTATCGCGAGACTTAATCGAGCTCCGTAATCTGCTCGAATGTGCAGAACTGATTGTGAGATCCGCCCTCATGAGAAAAGAGAGCAGGGGTCTGCATTACAGCCGCGATTACCCGGGCACTTGGGCGGTTTCTTATCCAACTATTCTGACTCCCCAAGCCGAAGGCCTAGAGAATACCCCTGAGGCCTAG
- the fdhF gene encoding formate dehydrogenase subunit alpha, translated as MNAPTNPKELQLQTVEFKLDGQTIVSYEGETILKAAKRHGIDIPHLCFKDGYRADGNCRACVVEINGERTLAPSCCRSATAGMEVKAKSERAIKSQKLVLEMLLSDMPDEGFKWVGDTPAEEQKQQHGELSTWATRMDVTVRPELKAIRREQVGADLSHPAMAVNLDACIQCNRCVRACREEQVNDVIGYANRGHHSEIVFDLNDPMGDSTCVGCGECVQACPTGALMPKGLIGSQTVDAKVDSVCPFCGVGCQITYNVKDDKIVSVEGRDGPANHERLCVKGRFGMDYIHSPQRLTKPLIRKAGVPKDETATQDPQNWSEIFREATWEEALAFASGGLKKLKDQYGNKVLAGFGSAKGSNEEAYLFQKLVRTGFGSNNVDHCTRLCHASSVAALLEGVGSGAVSNQVNDVEHSTMILLIGSNPTANHPVAATWFKNAAKRGAKIVLADPRMTEISKHAWRKLQFKPDTDVAMLNAMIYTIIEEGLVDQKFLNDRANNYEALKENIKGYSPEAMAPICGIPPELLREVAREFATTKSAMILWGMGISQHVHGTDNARCLIALVSITGQIGKPGSGLHPLRGQNNVQGASDAGLIPMMFPNYQRVDNEAAHTWFEKFWDTPLDKKPGYTVVEIMHKITAPDSDPDKIRGMYVEGENPAMSDPDLNHARHALASLEHLVVQDIFMTETALLADVVLPASAWPEKVGTVSNTDRMVQMGKKAINPPGDAKPDLWIIQEIAKGMGLNWNYQGPDAGVAEVYEEMRQAMHAAISGITWDRLERESSVTYPCLTPEDPGRPIVFDDAFATADGKVKLVPADIIPANERPDADYPFVLITGRQLEHWHTGSMTRRATVLDAIEPMATVSMNGEDMTQLGVSAGDVITVQSRRGEVGIHVRRDDGTPRGVVFIPFAYYEAAANMMTNPALDPVGKIPEFKYCAVKLVKGGKAAVVLGYGTNDPERQTVVATA; from the coding sequence ATGAACGCACCAACTAATCCAAAAGAACTCCAACTGCAAACCGTCGAGTTCAAGCTTGACGGCCAAACCATCGTTTCATATGAGGGTGAGACCATTCTCAAAGCGGCTAAACGTCACGGCATTGATATTCCCCATCTGTGCTTTAAAGATGGCTATCGCGCAGATGGTAACTGCCGAGCATGCGTTGTCGAAATTAATGGCGAGCGCACCTTGGCCCCTAGCTGCTGCCGCAGTGCGACTGCTGGCATGGAAGTGAAAGCCAAAAGCGAGCGCGCAATCAAGAGTCAAAAACTGGTTTTGGAGATGTTGCTCTCCGATATGCCGGACGAAGGATTTAAATGGGTAGGAGACACTCCCGCAGAGGAGCAAAAGCAGCAGCACGGTGAACTCAGTACTTGGGCTACCCGTATGGACGTGACAGTACGTCCTGAACTCAAGGCGATCCGCCGTGAGCAGGTGGGTGCGGACTTATCTCACCCCGCGATGGCAGTCAATTTGGATGCATGTATTCAATGTAATCGTTGCGTGCGTGCTTGTCGCGAAGAGCAGGTTAATGATGTGATTGGTTATGCCAATCGTGGTCACCATAGTGAGATCGTATTTGACTTGAATGACCCTATGGGTGACAGTACCTGCGTGGGTTGTGGAGAGTGTGTCCAGGCTTGCCCAACTGGTGCATTGATGCCTAAGGGTTTGATTGGCTCACAAACTGTCGATGCGAAGGTGGATTCAGTCTGTCCATTCTGCGGCGTCGGTTGCCAGATTACCTATAACGTTAAAGATGACAAGATTGTCAGCGTAGAGGGTCGTGATGGCCCAGCAAACCACGAGCGTCTTTGCGTTAAAGGACGCTTTGGTATGGACTACATTCATAGTCCTCAGCGTTTAACCAAGCCACTGATTCGTAAAGCAGGCGTACCTAAAGACGAAACTGCGACTCAAGATCCACAGAACTGGTCAGAGATCTTCCGCGAAGCCACCTGGGAAGAAGCCTTAGCATTTGCATCCGGCGGTCTGAAGAAGCTCAAAGACCAATACGGCAATAAGGTATTGGCAGGCTTTGGTTCTGCCAAGGGCAGCAACGAAGAGGCTTACCTTTTCCAAAAATTAGTCCGTACTGGATTTGGTAGCAATAACGTCGACCATTGCACACGCCTTTGCCATGCATCCTCAGTGGCTGCCTTGCTAGAAGGCGTTGGTTCTGGTGCAGTAAGTAACCAGGTGAACGACGTTGAGCATTCCACCATGATTTTATTGATTGGCTCAAACCCAACTGCAAACCACCCAGTGGCAGCAACTTGGTTTAAGAATGCTGCTAAACGCGGGGCTAAGATTGTTCTTGCTGATCCCCGTATGACTGAGATCAGCAAACACGCTTGGCGTAAGTTGCAATTTAAGCCTGATACTGATGTGGCCATGCTCAATGCCATGATCTATACGATCATTGAAGAAGGCTTAGTCGATCAAAAGTTCTTGAATGATCGTGCTAACAACTACGAGGCCCTCAAAGAAAATATCAAGGGTTACAGCCCAGAAGCCATGGCGCCGATTTGTGGCATCCCACCCGAGCTCTTGCGTGAAGTAGCTCGAGAATTTGCAACCACTAAGTCAGCGATGATTTTGTGGGGCATGGGCATTAGCCAGCACGTACATGGCACCGATAATGCGCGCTGCTTAATTGCTTTGGTCAGTATCACCGGTCAAATTGGTAAGCCAGGCTCTGGCTTGCATCCACTGCGTGGTCAAAATAACGTGCAGGGCGCAAGTGATGCTGGCTTGATCCCAATGATGTTCCCGAACTATCAGCGTGTTGATAACGAAGCCGCGCACACTTGGTTCGAGAAGTTCTGGGACACCCCATTAGATAAGAAACCTGGTTACACCGTGGTTGAGATCATGCACAAGATTACTGCGCCGGATAGCGACCCAGATAAGATTCGCGGTATGTATGTCGAGGGTGAGAACCCTGCGATGAGCGACCCTGACTTGAATCACGCCCGTCATGCTTTGGCTTCCTTGGAGCATTTAGTTGTTCAAGATATTTTCATGACTGAGACAGCCTTGCTTGCGGACGTAGTTTTGCCAGCTAGCGCTTGGCCTGAGAAGGTGGGTACGGTTAGCAATACTGACCGTATGGTGCAGATGGGTAAAAAAGCAATCAATCCTCCCGGCGATGCTAAGCCTGATTTGTGGATCATTCAGGAAATTGCTAAAGGCATGGGTTTGAACTGGAACTATCAAGGTCCTGATGCTGGTGTGGCTGAAGTCTATGAAGAAATGCGTCAAGCAATGCACGCAGCGATTAGTGGCATTACTTGGGATCGTTTGGAGCGTGAGTCCAGCGTGACTTACCCATGCTTAACTCCAGAAGATCCAGGTCGTCCAATCGTATTTGATGACGCCTTTGCAACCGCTGATGGAAAAGTGAAGCTTGTCCCTGCAGATATCATTCCTGCGAACGAGCGTCCTGATGCCGACTATCCATTTGTGTTGATTACCGGTCGTCAGTTAGAGCATTGGCATACCGGCAGTATGACGCGCCGTGCGACGGTATTGGATGCGATTGAGCCTATGGCTACCGTCTCCATGAATGGTGAAGATATGACTCAGCTTGGCGTTTCTGCAGGTGATGTGATCACTGTGCAGTCACGTCGTGGTGAAGTCGGTATTCACGTTCGTAGAGACGATGGCACACCACGTGGCGTAGTCTTCATTCCATTTGCTTACTATGAAGCAGCTGCGAATATGATGACCAATCCGGCTTTGGATCCTGTAGGTAAGATTCCAGAGTTCAAGTACTGCGCTGTCAAGCTGGTTAAAGGCGGTAAGGCTGCAGTCGTTCTAGGTTACGGCACTAACGACCCTGAGCGTCAGACAGTAGTGGCGACGGCTTAA
- a CDS encoding NAD(P)H-dependent oxidoreductase subunit E, whose product MNHPKPSDAVKAVAIATADDLRETIRRKSKLKGRQADDSSLQEVRMLIGNAPHRRDLLIEYLHKLNDEYRALHDRHLTALAKEMNIPMSEVYEVATFYHHFEVVRGDDPVADITVRVCDGVSCELAGAKHLLEKLPALLGNPKVKVIPAPCVGRCEQAPIAVVHQHPVLFATLDKITAAVKNDMVTQPMARDDAQFDPAALAEKSVSPKGTDQLLSPNYVGFEAYKAKGGYVLAKEVAEGKHSTESVIKAMENSGLRGLGGAGFPAGRKWRIVKDYPAPRLMAVNIDEGEPGTFKDRTYLERDPHRFLEGLLVAAQIVGIDACYIYLRDEYHGCRELLEAELEKLKANPPCKLPLIELRRGAGAYICGEESAMIESIEGKRGEPRMRPPYIAQIGLFGRPTLEHNMETLYWVRDIVQRGPDWFSAFGLNGRKGLRSFSVSGRVNYPGVKLAPAGITIQQLIDDYCGGMQEGHTFYGYLPGGASGGILPASMNDIPLDFDTLQPYGCFIGSAAVVVFSDKDRARDVALNVMRFFEHESCGQCTPCRVGTGKAAQLMEAKSWDHATLEDLATVMVDASICGLGQAAPNPIRCTNKYFPQEVA is encoded by the coding sequence ATGAATCATCCAAAGCCCTCTGACGCAGTCAAAGCCGTCGCCATTGCAACGGCCGATGATCTAAGAGAAACCATTCGTCGCAAAAGTAAATTGAAGGGCCGTCAAGCCGACGATAGTTCATTGCAAGAGGTGCGGATGTTGATTGGTAATGCACCACATCGCCGCGATCTTTTAATCGAGTATCTCCACAAACTGAATGATGAATATCGTGCCTTGCATGATCGTCATTTGACTGCTCTTGCTAAAGAGATGAATATCCCCATGTCGGAAGTCTACGAAGTTGCGACTTTCTATCACCACTTTGAAGTGGTGCGTGGCGATGATCCTGTAGCAGATATCACCGTCCGCGTTTGTGATGGTGTTTCATGTGAGTTAGCAGGAGCTAAACATCTCCTTGAAAAATTGCCTGCACTGTTAGGTAATCCTAAGGTGAAGGTCATTCCAGCGCCCTGCGTTGGTCGTTGTGAGCAAGCCCCCATCGCAGTGGTGCATCAGCATCCTGTCTTATTTGCGACGCTGGATAAAATCACTGCGGCTGTCAAAAACGATATGGTCACTCAGCCAATGGCGCGTGATGATGCTCAATTTGATCCTGCAGCCTTGGCGGAGAAGAGCGTTTCTCCAAAAGGCACTGATCAATTACTGTCGCCAAACTATGTAGGCTTTGAGGCCTACAAAGCTAAAGGTGGTTATGTATTAGCTAAAGAAGTAGCGGAAGGTAAGCACAGCACGGAGAGTGTGATTAAGGCGATGGAAAACTCAGGGCTGCGCGGTCTTGGTGGCGCTGGTTTCCCAGCGGGTCGCAAATGGCGCATTGTGAAAGATTATCCAGCCCCAAGATTGATGGCAGTAAACATCGACGAAGGTGAGCCTGGAACATTTAAGGACCGCACTTATTTAGAGCGCGATCCCCATCGTTTCTTAGAAGGTTTATTAGTCGCTGCACAAATAGTTGGAATTGATGCTTGCTACATTTACCTGCGCGATGAATATCATGGTTGCAGAGAGTTGCTCGAAGCCGAGCTGGAGAAGCTGAAAGCCAATCCGCCTTGCAAGTTGCCTTTAATTGAATTGCGTCGTGGTGCAGGTGCTTATATCTGCGGTGAAGAATCCGCCATGATCGAGAGTATCGAGGGCAAACGTGGTGAGCCACGGATGCGTCCTCCTTACATTGCACAAATTGGTTTATTTGGTCGTCCAACCCTTGAGCACAATATGGAAACCCTTTATTGGGTGCGCGATATCGTGCAACGTGGCCCTGATTGGTTTAGTGCCTTTGGTTTAAATGGCCGTAAGGGTTTACGTAGCTTTAGCGTCAGCGGTCGCGTGAACTACCCTGGCGTCAAGTTGGCGCCAGCCGGCATCACGATTCAGCAATTGATTGATGATTACTGTGGCGGCATGCAAGAAGGCCACACCTTCTATGGTTACCTTCCTGGAGGCGCTTCAGGCGGCATCTTGCCAGCCAGTATGAATGACATTCCGCTCGACTTTGATACTTTGCAACCCTATGGATGCTTCATTGGTTCTGCTGCAGTAGTCGTATTTAGTGATAAAGATCGCGCACGCGATGTTGCTCTCAATGTGATGCGCTTCTTCGAACACGAGAGCTGCGGTCAATGCACCCCTTGTCGTGTTGGAACTGGTAAAGCAGCCCAACTCATGGAAGCGAAGTCTTGGGACCACGCCACCTTAGAGGATCTTGCGACAGTGATGGTCGATGCCTCGATCTGTGGTTTAGGTCAGGCGGCTCCCAATCCAATTCGTTGCACTAATAAATATTTCCCACAAGAAGTTGCTTAA
- a CDS encoding tripartite tricarboxylate transporter substrate binding protein: protein MRFLKKPFFAILASLAFLPVQAEEAWPNHPVKFIVGFGPGGANDLVARVVAEGVSKQLNQTVIVENKPGAGSTLGADIVAKSAPDGYTFFVSAGGIITNPMIKSSMPYKEGDLVPVGLLTISPSIIVVSSDSKINSIKDLFAQAKTPKGINFSTAGTGSTPHFVAEMLSIKGGGKYEIIPYKSGSEGMVAVISNQVDATSEASVVVIPQIQGGKLKPIASTWNKRITALPNVATAKEQGYPEIFIGHWAGVFAPKGTPDAILEKMNQAINAALKTTAVQSRLIPQGIEPAPGSRAVFAKFLADEKARLEPIVKRSNMKED from the coding sequence ATGAGATTTCTGAAAAAACCGTTTTTTGCTATTTTGGCAAGTCTCGCTTTTTTGCCAGTTCAAGCTGAGGAAGCATGGCCTAATCACCCTGTGAAATTTATCGTAGGGTTTGGGCCGGGCGGTGCAAATGATCTGGTGGCTCGAGTTGTCGCTGAAGGGGTATCCAAACAACTGAATCAAACGGTGATTGTTGAGAACAAGCCAGGAGCAGGATCTACTTTAGGTGCCGATATCGTGGCGAAGAGTGCGCCAGATGGCTATACCTTTTTTGTAAGTGCTGGTGGCATCATCACCAATCCCATGATCAAGTCTTCGATGCCTTACAAAGAGGGTGACTTGGTGCCGGTAGGTTTGCTCACGATCAGTCCTTCGATCATCGTGGTGTCTAGCGATTCAAAGATCAATAGCATCAAGGATCTCTTTGCTCAAGCTAAGACACCTAAGGGTATTAATTTCTCTACCGCCGGCACTGGAAGTACACCCCACTTTGTAGCTGAAATGCTATCGATCAAGGGTGGCGGTAAGTATGAAATCATTCCGTACAAGAGTGGCTCAGAAGGGATGGTGGCTGTGATCTCCAACCAAGTGGATGCGACTTCTGAGGCGAGTGTAGTGGTCATTCCGCAAATTCAGGGTGGCAAACTAAAGCCGATTGCCTCAACCTGGAATAAGCGGATTACGGCTTTACCGAATGTGGCAACTGCTAAAGAGCAGGGTTACCCTGAGATTTTCATCGGTCACTGGGCTGGGGTGTTTGCGCCCAAAGGAACGCCCGATGCCATCTTGGAAAAAATGAATCAAGCGATTAACGCAGCGCTAAAAACAACAGCAGTCCAAAGTCGCCTGATTCCTCAGGGTATCGAGCCTGCTCCAGGAAGTCGTGCAGTTTTTGCCAAGTTTCTGGCTGATGAGAAAGCCCGGCTCGAGCCGATCGTCAAGCGCTCCAATATGAAGGAAGACTAA
- a CDS encoding XdhC family protein — translation MENLDLIVLRALLDWRCAGKKVLLATVVRTWGSSPRPVGSIMALCEDGSVVGSVSGGCIEDDLIRNYSGLKDFPLDQQSAPQFLKYGVTADEAHRFGLPCGGTLEILLEFNVDIEPLEKLINELMDGKLVARETELKTGTVTLQVIAQPAALSINETVLSNTFGPEYRMLIIGAGQLSEYLATMALFNGFSVTICDPREEYRGSWKLSGVTLSSKMPDDLVQEMKLDSRSCVVALTHDPKLDDLALLDALQTEAFYVGAIGSRRNSDARRQRMIEHFGHTEESIAKLKGPVGIYIGSKTPPEVAVSVMAEILAVKNGVKLPESSQVSYAKELL, via the coding sequence ATGGAAAATCTAGACCTCATCGTACTGAGAGCACTGCTTGATTGGAGATGCGCTGGTAAAAAAGTGCTGCTAGCAACCGTAGTGAGAACCTGGGGTTCATCCCCTCGGCCCGTGGGATCAATCATGGCCTTATGCGAAGACGGAAGCGTGGTTGGTAGTGTCTCAGGTGGTTGCATTGAGGATGATCTGATTCGGAACTACAGCGGGCTGAAGGATTTTCCGCTCGACCAGCAAAGTGCACCCCAATTTCTTAAATATGGTGTGACAGCAGATGAGGCCCATCGTTTTGGTTTACCTTGTGGCGGCACTCTAGAAATCCTGCTTGAGTTCAATGTGGATATAGAACCACTAGAAAAACTCATCAACGAGTTAATGGATGGCAAGCTGGTTGCGCGTGAGACAGAACTCAAAACAGGGACAGTCACTTTGCAGGTGATTGCTCAGCCTGCGGCGCTGTCAATTAATGAGACGGTACTCAGTAACACCTTTGGACCTGAATACCGCATGCTCATTATCGGTGCCGGTCAGCTATCGGAGTATCTGGCAACCATGGCCTTATTCAATGGCTTTAGTGTGACCATCTGTGATCCTCGTGAAGAATACCGTGGCAGCTGGAAGCTCTCTGGTGTTACCCTCAGCTCAAAGATGCCTGATGATCTAGTGCAAGAGATGAAGCTTGACAGTCGTAGTTGTGTAGTTGCGCTAACCCATGACCCCAAGTTAGATGACCTTGCCTTATTAGACGCTTTGCAAACTGAAGCCTTCTATGTGGGCGCGATTGGTTCACGCAGAAATAGTGATGCCAGACGCCAGAGAATGATTGAGCATTTTGGTCATACTGAAGAGTCCATCGCTAAACTCAAAGGCCCAGTGGGAATTTACATTGGGAGCAAGACGCCCCCAGAGGTAGCCGTGAGTGTCATGGCTGAAATATTGGCAGTCAAGAATGGGGTGAAGCTACCCGAGTCCTCACAAGTGAGTTATGCAAAGGAGTTGTTATGA
- a CDS encoding NTP transferase domain-containing protein — MTQSKPYTQIRVGAVLLAAGEGSRMGNIPKCLIQLDGLTLLQRQLIALSEAGVDEVVVVSGHHHLAVERELAALKSLNPMRVIRNAHANEGQATSVRLGIETLGSDFDAVIMALSDQPFIDSHDIKALIATFKKRTVGEIILPMFNGQRGNPIILSGSVIKTILASGAKMVCRNFMDQHPELVHQWQTQNDHYVVDVDTPEDLKALSKNTGLIFSLPNSGSL; from the coding sequence ATGACCCAAAGTAAGCCTTATACCCAGATTCGAGTCGGCGCCGTATTGCTGGCTGCAGGCGAGGGTAGTCGGATGGGCAATATCCCGAAGTGCCTTATTCAGCTTGATGGCCTGACACTGTTGCAAAGACAACTGATTGCGTTATCAGAGGCCGGTGTTGATGAGGTGGTGGTCGTGAGTGGTCATCATCATCTGGCTGTAGAGCGCGAGCTGGCGGCATTGAAATCACTAAACCCAATGCGAGTGATACGAAATGCGCATGCGAATGAGGGGCAAGCTACATCAGTGCGACTAGGTATAGAAACCTTGGGGAGTGATTTTGATGCAGTGATCATGGCGCTATCTGATCAGCCCTTCATTGACTCTCATGACATCAAAGCACTGATTGCCACTTTCAAGAAAAGAACTGTTGGCGAGATTATTTTGCCAATGTTTAATGGACAAAGAGGCAATCCCATTATTTTGAGTGGCTCAGTTATCAAAACCATTTTGGCATCCGGAGCAAAAATGGTATGCCGTAATTTCATGGATCAACATCCTGAGTTGGTTCATCAATGGCAAACTCAAAACGACCACTATGTGGTGGATGTTGATACACCCGAAGATCTGAAAGCACTTTCTAAAAATACGGGCTTGATCTTTAGTCTTCCAAATTCCGGCAGCCTCTAG
- a CDS encoding peroxiredoxin — protein MSLRINDIAPNFKAKTTHGEIDFHQWIGDSYAILFSHPKDFTPVCTTELGYMAKIEEEFTKRNTKLIGLSIDPVENHSGWAKDIEETQGHAVKYPMIGDTDLAVAKLYNMLPAGEVASDGRTAATNATVRSVFIVGPDKKIKLTMTYPMTTGRNFNEILRALDSIQLTAKHKVATPVNWNHGDDVIIAGSVSDEDAKTLFPEGWKAPKPYLRIVKQPK, from the coding sequence ATGTCCCTCAGAATTAATGATATTGCCCCAAACTTTAAGGCCAAGACCACCCATGGCGAAATCGACTTTCATCAATGGATTGGCGATTCTTATGCGATTTTGTTCTCGCATCCCAAGGATTTCACACCCGTTTGTACCACTGAGTTGGGTTATATGGCGAAGATCGAAGAAGAGTTCACTAAGCGCAATACCAAGCTGATTGGTTTGTCGATTGATCCAGTAGAAAATCACAGTGGCTGGGCAAAAGATATTGAAGAGACGCAAGGCCATGCAGTCAAGTACCCCATGATTGGTGATACGGATTTGGCGGTTGCGAAGTTGTACAACATGCTGCCTGCGGGTGAAGTGGCCTCTGATGGAAGAACTGCTGCAACCAATGCTACCGTACGCTCGGTATTCATTGTTGGTCCAGATAAAAAAATTAAATTGACCATGACTTACCCAATGACGACAGGTCGTAATTTCAATGAGATCTTGCGTGCACTCGATTCCATTCAGTTGACTGCCAAACATAAAGTGGCTACCCCTGTAAATTGGAATCATGGTGATGATGTCATCATCGCGGGCTCTGTTTCAGATGAGGATGCGAAGACCCTGTTTCCTGAGGGATGGAAAGCACCAAAGCCTTATTTACGAATTGTGAAGCAGCCTAAGTAA
- the modA gene encoding molybdate ABC transporter substrate-binding protein, translating to MKSFSIGKYLGVLSFCLLLSNPVSAQTASVAVAANMKDAFTAINSAFIASGKPEMRIVYGSSGNFASQIMNGAPFNLFISADESYPLELYRNGKTVDAGKVYAIGKLVMLTKSSSGIKLNTDKTELARVIAKANKIAIAKPELAPYGRAAVEYLKAVGLWDVAKDKLVYADNIGMATMFVSTGAADLGFTALSLAKSPELVKETSYLLLDESLYEPIKQRMVLIKGAPPEVSDLYQFMQSTKARQILLQSGYSLPSNQQ from the coding sequence ATGAAATCTTTTTCGATCGGCAAGTACTTGGGGGTTTTGTCTTTTTGTTTACTGCTAAGTAATCCCGTCTCAGCACAAACTGCATCTGTAGCTGTCGCTGCCAATATGAAAGATGCTTTTACTGCGATTAACAGTGCATTCATTGCTAGCGGTAAACCGGAGATGCGAATCGTCTATGGCTCATCTGGCAACTTTGCCTCTCAAATCATGAATGGCGCTCCATTTAATCTATTCATCTCTGCAGATGAAAGTTATCCACTTGAGCTTTATAGAAATGGCAAGACAGTCGATGCAGGCAAAGTCTATGCAATTGGTAAGTTAGTGATGTTGACCAAGAGCTCTAGTGGCATCAAACTCAATACAGATAAAACTGAGCTAGCAAGAGTCATTGCTAAGGCCAATAAGATTGCGATTGCTAAGCCCGAGCTTGCACCTTATGGCAGAGCGGCGGTGGAATATCTCAAGGCAGTAGGTCTATGGGATGTTGCGAAAGATAAACTGGTCTATGCAGACAATATTGGCATGGCAACGATGTTTGTCTCGACTGGTGCCGCTGATCTGGGTTTTACCGCCTTATCGCTCGCCAAGTCACCTGAGCTTGTAAAAGAGACGAGTTACCTTTTGCTTGATGAGAGCCTGTACGAGCCTATTAAGCAACGCATGGTTCTCATCAAGGGCGCGCCGCCAGAGGTCAGCGATCTTTATCAATTCATGCAATCTACTAAAGCAAGGCAGATTTTGCTCCAATCCGGCTATAGCCTGCCTAGTAATCAGCAATAG